A window of Dehalococcoidia bacterium genomic DNA:
TATCGCTAAGGCGGATTCAGCGGCTTGCTGCTCTGCGGTGCTTTTCTTAGGAGCAATGCCTTCAGCAACAAATTTGTTAGCTATAAGGATCTGTATTACAAAAAGTTTTGATCGAGAGACTTGTTTTGCATTAACCACCTGATAAACCGGAAGGGGTAACCCTTTTTTTTGTAAGAATTCCTGCAGCGCGCTTTTGGGGTCGTTTAATGATTTATTTGAAGCAATTAATTTTATCTGATCATCCAATAAATGTAATATGAATTTAGCTGCAGTTTTTTCACCACGATCAAGTAATATTGCACCTACTAAGGATTCAAACACTGCCGCAAGGTTGGAGGGTCTATTGCGCCCCCCACTTGCTACTTCTCCCTGACCAAGCTGCATATACTTTCCAAGATTTAATGCTTGAGCTAAAGACTGCAAATTAGAACCTCGTACAAGCAAAGCTCTGGCTTTAGTTAATTGTCCTTCGGGGAAATTGGGGTACCGTTTGTAAGTTTCTTGTGCGACAACCCATCCTAGGAACGAGTCCCCTAAGAATTCGAGTCTTTCATAACTTCCTAATCTTGATCTTGGCTCTTCGTTTAGGATGGAAGGGTGGCGCATTGCCTGAGCGAGAAGCTCAACGCAATTGAATTTAATCCCTAACTTATCTTGCAATTCACTTAAGGAGTGGTTACTTGGAGTGCTGTGATTAATCAAAGACTCCTTTAGGCCATGGAGGCTGCGGCCGCTTTACTTCTCCCAAGAAAGGCGCACTTTTTAACAGTGTTATTAAAGAGTTGAATGCAGCGAGGGCCTCTTCATTTGTGTTTGGTTTGATCATTTTGACAAATGCAGAACCTCCCTCTTTGAGAATAAAAGTCGGAGTACCAAAGACGCCAAGGGATTGAGTTGCTTCTATGTGAGAGGCTTTTATTTCTTCTAAAGTAGAACGATCCTCTAAGTCTTCAGAAAATTTGATGATATCTAGCCCACATTCCTGCGCTATGTTTTTGAGTATGGATTTATCTGAGAGTGATACTCTGTCCACATGACGCGCAGTTAGTAGTCTTGGAAGGAATTCATTAAGGTACTCTTCACCTTGACGACGTGCGGCTTGTCCAGCGCGTAATCCCCAGAGACTTTCATCTAAATTTTCATCATCTTCATTCCAGGCTTCGTAATCAGGCCCGATTTTTTGGTTAACTTGCGCTAATGAGAAAGGACGCCATGTAGCCTGTAGGGGAATTTCTCCTCCTAGTGCTTCTTTTACTTGATTCAGCCAAACCACTGAATTAAATACAAATGGTCACCTAAAATCAAAATATATATCCGCTTTAATGGTTACCATAAATCCCTCCTCTAAATTCTAAAGAACTAAAAAACCCTTCGCCTTGAGTCATATTGAGTATAATCATATATATAGTGATAGGAGTTTGCATGGTTGATTTTTACCCATTTAGAGCTATTAGATATGGATCCAATGCTGGCTTAATGCCTGATTTGATTTGCCCTCCATATGATGTGATATCAAAAAATGACGAGAAAGAGTTACTTCTTAAAAATATTAACAATATGGTACGGCTAGAGCTGTGCGAAATTGATGGCTCACCTGATGAAAACCGTTATACAAACGCCGCGGCCTCTTTTCAAGAAATGCTTGCGAGTAACGTCCTGATAAAAGATGAAAAAGCATCTTACTATTTGCTTCGCCAAAAATTTTCAATTCAGGGGCAGGCTCAAGAGAGAATCGCAATTATAGGAGCACTTAGATTAGAAGAGTTAGGAGAAGGTGTTTTACCGCATGAAAACACAGCATCTGGTCCTAAAGAAGATAGACTGGCATTGATGCACGCTACAAGTGCAAACTTCAGCCCTTTAATGATGCTTTATCAAGACCCTCAGAAAGTGATTTCACTGCTCATTAAAGACATTGTTCTCCACGATCCAATCTACGATTTTGTAGCCGATAATATGGGCTATACAGTTTGGGCCATTTCTGATCCAGAAAAGATTCAAGTAATAGAAGAAGCTTTGAAGATGCAGCATGTATATGTTGCTGATGGCCATCATCGCTATGAAACTGCTTTAAGCTACGCTAAATCTTCCTTTGGCGATCAAGATCATCCTTCAAACTTTGTACTATGTGCATTAATCGACTTTGAGGACAAGGGGCTTGAAATTCTTCCTTATTACCGAGTGCTGCATGGCTTAGATGAATCGCAGATGCAGAAAATACAAGAGGTGTTACGTTTTTATTTTGTGTCTAGGCCAATAAATGTTGCTGATTACTCCGCATCATCTATAGATGCGATAGTTGCAACTATGGGTCAGACCCAGGTAGTACTTGGGGCTATCCGGAAAGATGAAACACCGGAATTGCTTACACCTGCTAATGATATTATCCCCGAACCTGACTCTGAAGCCCCTCCTAGTACTCAAGTGAGATCAGTTGAGGCATTCGTAATTCAAGAAATGATTTTGAAGCCAGTCTTAGGTGAGGACTTTGCGAAGCATATTATGTACGTTCATGATGGAGAAGATGCGATAGAATTGATTAACAGTGGGGTAGGGCAATTAGCTTTTTTTGTTAAAGGTTTGCCTGCCGACGTTTTTCGATCAGTAGTCCAGGCTGGTATTCGACTTCCTCGTAAAAGTACGTATTTTTACCCTAAATTACCGAGCGGACTTGCGATAAATTCTTTGTCGGAGCAGCCTTAATCAGCGTTCTTTACAGATTTTCGCCATTTAGAGTCAGCAGTGCTATTCATAAAAACTTTATGGATAGCCGGTGAACCGGCGAGAATATGCCCGCTGTGTGGGTGGATCTTTTCACCATTAAGATCGGTTACTAACCCGCCTGCTTCTTGGACGAAAATGATTGCGGCTGCAATATCCCATGGTTGAACGTAATGATGCGCATAAAGATCTAATCTTGCGCATCCTGAGTAAGTAATTCCTAAAGCTGCAGATCCCATCATGCGAACTGATTGAAATTGTGGCCAGAGTTCATTAATTGCAGAAAGTAAAAAGTTACCTTGTTCTGGGTTATAGCCCATATCGAAACCAAGAAGTGCTTCAGATAGATTACCTTCCTCGGACGCAAATACATCAATCCCATTTACCTTTGCGCCTCCTCCGTTTACAGCCGTAAACGTTTCGTTTCTTATAGGGTCAATTAAAACACCAAGTATCGGGGCATGTTTTTGCCAAAGACCTACACTTACACAAGTGTGGGGTAATCCGCTCGCAAAATTCCTAGTACCATCAATTGGATCTATATACCATTGAAAAGGCGAAGAAATAGAACCTTGTACTCCTGATTCTTCTGCGATGATTCCATGTTCAGGGTATTCTGATTCAAGGATTTCAATAATGGCTTTTTCAGCCTCACCGTCTACTTCTGTTACTCGGTCATTCCACCCATTTTTTGTTGTGAGGCCCAGCTTGATTTTTGAGTCGCGTTCGAAAGTATCAAGTATCCGAAGTCGTATTATTTGGGCAGCAGCTTCAGCGCATTTGATGGCGACTTCAAGTTGATTTTTGCCGCTAGCTGAACTTTGAGTGAGTAAGTTCCCCATTCTTATGCAAGGCCTAATTTTTCATATACTTCTTCGATAGTAACTTGTGCGATTTTTCGTGCTCGCTGTGCACCTGCTTCAAGAATTTCCTTGATTGCATTAGGGTTTTCTTCCAATTTAGATCTTCGCTCACGAAATTCTTTATAAAATGAGTTTATTCCATCTGCCAAATCTTGTTTATCAGCGACACAACCTATGCCTGCGGAAGTACACAATTCATGGATATTTTCAATTTTGTTTGGATTAAAGATCTTTTGAAGAGAAAATACATTACAAACTTCAGGCCTTCCTGGCTCAGAAAGTCGTATTCGCTGAGGGTCAGTGACCATTGAAAGGACTTTTTCTCGGGTTTGCTCTTCGGACGAAGCTAATTCAATATGGTTATCCAAGCTTTTACTCATTTTGGATTGGCCATCAGTACCGTAGATCATAGGAGACTCCGTAAGTAGAGGTTGAGGCTCAGGGAACGTATCACCATATAATCGATTGAAACGCCTTACTATTTCACGTGAAATTTCAATATGCGGAACTTGATCAATACCTACAGGGACTTTGTTGGCCTTGTAAATAATTACGTCTGCGGTTTGCAATACAGGGTACCCTACAAGCCCATATGGAAGGTGTTCTTCATCTTCACCAAGCTGGCGGACGCGTTCTTTGAAAGTTGGCACTCGGAGCAACCATCCCAAAGGTGTGCTCATACTCAAAAGGCTACTTAATATTAAATGCTCTGGTACTTGAGACTGTACAAATAAAACACACTTATCTGGATTAAGACCTGCAGCAAGCCAATCAAGTACCATTTCATGCGTGTCATTAGAAATAGTAGAAACTTGCTCACTTCCAGCAAGTGTGGTTAATGCATGTATGTCTGCAACCATATACATACATTCATATTCATTTTGCAGATGCACCCAGTTTTTTAATGCGCCAAAATAATTCCCCAGATGCAATTTACCTGAAGGACGCATACCAGACAGAATTCTATTTTCTGTCATGAAATCTCCTTTTAGTTAAATGAGGCAATTTCTACTAATCATCGGGTGATTTTTGTAAATCACGTTCGTCGATAACTCTTTGCGCCTTGAATTGTGTTCTTTCTAATTCACCAGGGCTTTTCAATTGGGCATTCGCTCTTATCCCTAATGTAGTAGAGAGATTCAATTCTAATTCATTTTTTATTTTAATAATTTTTTCTTGCGAGTAATTGGAATCCATGACTTCTGCAAGAACAGTTAGTTCATCCATCGCCCTTTCCCTTGAGACTATCATCCTGAATTCGCCAGTGAGATTACTAATGGATCTGACAACATTCTCTACTGCACTGGGGTATACATTTTCGCCTCTTACGGTGACCATATCGTCAACACGCCCATAGATTCCATATGGAAGGCTAGGGTAAGTCCGCCCGCAGCTACAGGGATCATCGCGCCAAAGCGCGAGATCTCCCGACCAGAATCTAATTAAAGGTTGAGAGGTTCGTTCTAAATGCGTATAGACAGGAACACCTTCAGTGCCATAAGGGCAAACCTCGGTTGTTATCGGGTCCACTAATTGCGTAAATACCATGTCTTGCCAAAGGTGCATACCTGTCGAATGCCTACATCCACCATTACTCATCCAAGGCGTCATTTCTCCGGTAGAACCACTATCAATAATTACAGCGTCGTAATTATTGATCAACGCCTGGCGAGTAGAAGTAATTGAAGCTCCTGGCTCGCCTGAAAACATTAAAATTTTAAACCCAAATTCTTTTGGGTCGACTCCTTCTTCGCGTGCAGTTTCAGCTAGATATAAAGCAAAAGAGGGGGTGCCATAAAAAACAGAAGGTTTGACTTTTTGGCACCATCGTACAGCCATTCTAGTTTGACCAGGTGCTCCAGCACCAAAAGGAAAGCATTTCGCTCCGATTCGCTCGGCTCCTACTAGCATTCCCCATGAGCCCATGTAAAGGCTAAAAGGAGAAGCTATAAAAACGGTATCCGAAGGTCGTATTCCAGCTCCCCATTCTACGCGTGCGTGAGCTTCACCAATTCTTTTCCAGTCATCGTTACTAATTGCTATAACTGTTGGTATGCCCGTGGTTCCCGATGAACCATGTACTCTCAGTATATTGTCCCATCTGTCACATATATTGCTTCCGAACGGAGGATTTTCGATTAGGTCTTTGCGGAGATCTTCTTTTGTAATGATCGGGATTCTTTTTATATCATCGATGGTTTTTAATTGAGAGGGATCGAAACCAGCCTCACCCCAAACCTTTTGATAAAAACCTGAGTATTCATAAGCCCATTCAACTTGATTTTTTAATTTAATCGCAATGAGTTTTTCACGTTCCCCTGGATCCATAGTTTCAATTTCTTCGTTCCAATATTCAGTGTTATTTGATGGAACATATGTAGGATCGTATATTGGTGGCCATTGATGACTCATAGCTACTCTCGTCTTTTTAAATTCTCGTTTATAAATGATTCAATATCTTTTAGACTCGAACCAACAGGGAATACACCATCTACTCCAATTTCCTTGAGAGGATCAATATCTGTGTCTGCAACTGTTCCTCCCAGTAAAACAAGCGTCTCTCCGGCCATTTCTCTTTCATTAATAACTTTCATAAGCTTGCCCATCAAAGTTT
This region includes:
- the rnc gene encoding ribonuclease III, translating into MINHSTPSNHSLSELQDKLGIKFNCVELLAQAMRHPSILNEEPRSRLGSYERLEFLGDSFLGWVVAQETYKRYPNFPEGQLTKARALLVRGSNLQSLAQALNLGKYMQLGQGEVASGGRNRPSNLAAVFESLVGAILLDRGEKTAAKFILHLLDDQIKLIASNKSLNDPKSALQEFLQKKGLPLPVYQVVNAKQVSRSKLFVIQILIANKFVAEGIAPKKSTAEQQAAESALAILRNQNSELQ
- a CDS encoding DsbA family protein, which produces MVWLNQVKEALGGEIPLQATWRPFSLAQVNQKIGPDYEAWNEDDENLDESLWGLRAGQAARRQGEEYLNEFLPRLLTARHVDRVSLSDKSILKNIAQECGLDIIKFSEDLEDRSTLEEIKASHIEATQSLGVFGTPTFILKEGGSAFVKMIKPNTNEEALAAFNSLITLLKSAPFLGEVKRPQPPWPKGVFD
- a CDS encoding DUF1015 domain-containing protein translates to MVDFYPFRAIRYGSNAGLMPDLICPPYDVISKNDEKELLLKNINNMVRLELCEIDGSPDENRYTNAAASFQEMLASNVLIKDEKASYYLLRQKFSIQGQAQERIAIIGALRLEELGEGVLPHENTASGPKEDRLALMHATSANFSPLMMLYQDPQKVISLLIKDIVLHDPIYDFVADNMGYTVWAISDPEKIQVIEEALKMQHVYVADGHHRYETALSYAKSSFGDQDHPSNFVLCALIDFEDKGLEILPYYRVLHGLDESQMQKIQEVLRFYFVSRPINVADYSASSIDAIVATMGQTQVVLGAIRKDETPELLTPANDIIPEPDSEAPPSTQVRSVEAFVIQEMILKPVLGEDFAKHIMYVHDGEDAIELINSGVGQLAFFVKGLPADVFRSVVQAGIRLPRKSTYFYPKLPSGLAINSLSEQP
- a CDS encoding inositol monophosphatase, giving the protein MGNLLTQSSASGKNQLEVAIKCAEAAAQIIRLRILDTFERDSKIKLGLTTKNGWNDRVTEVDGEAEKAIIEILESEYPEHGIIAEESGVQGSISSPFQWYIDPIDGTRNFASGLPHTCVSVGLWQKHAPILGVLIDPIRNETFTAVNGGGAKVNGIDVFASEEGNLSEALLGFDMGYNPEQGNFLLSAINELWPQFQSVRMMGSAALGITYSGCARLDLYAHHYVQPWDIAAAIIFVQEAGGLVTDLNGEKIHPHSGHILAGSPAIHKVFMNSTADSKWRKSVKNAD
- the trpS gene encoding tryptophan--tRNA ligase codes for the protein MTENRILSGMRPSGKLHLGNYFGALKNWVHLQNEYECMYMVADIHALTTLAGSEQVSTISNDTHEMVLDWLAAGLNPDKCVLFVQSQVPEHLILSSLLSMSTPLGWLLRVPTFKERVRQLGEDEEHLPYGLVGYPVLQTADVIIYKANKVPVGIDQVPHIEISREIVRRFNRLYGDTFPEPQPLLTESPMIYGTDGQSKMSKSLDNHIELASSEEQTREKVLSMVTDPQRIRLSEPGRPEVCNVFSLQKIFNPNKIENIHELCTSAGIGCVADKQDLADGINSFYKEFRERRSKLEENPNAIKEILEAGAQRARKIAQVTIEEVYEKLGLA
- a CDS encoding phenylacetate--CoA ligase family protein, which translates into the protein MSHQWPPIYDPTYVPSNNTEYWNEEIETMDPGEREKLIAIKLKNQVEWAYEYSGFYQKVWGEAGFDPSQLKTIDDIKRIPIITKEDLRKDLIENPPFGSNICDRWDNILRVHGSSGTTGIPTVIAISNDDWKRIGEAHARVEWGAGIRPSDTVFIASPFSLYMGSWGMLVGAERIGAKCFPFGAGAPGQTRMAVRWCQKVKPSVFYGTPSFALYLAETAREEGVDPKEFGFKILMFSGEPGASITSTRQALINNYDAVIIDSGSTGEMTPWMSNGGCRHSTGMHLWQDMVFTQLVDPITTEVCPYGTEGVPVYTHLERTSQPLIRFWSGDLALWRDDPCSCGRTYPSLPYGIYGRVDDMVTVRGENVYPSAVENVVRSISNLTGEFRMIVSRERAMDELTVLAEVMDSNYSQEKIIKIKNELELNLSTTLGIRANAQLKSPGELERTQFKAQRVIDERDLQKSPDD